In Liquorilactobacillus hordei DSM 19519, the following proteins share a genomic window:
- a CDS encoding energy-coupling factor transporter transmembrane component T family protein — protein sequence MGKILLGRYVPGDSVVHHMDSRAKLILSFFFIIIIFLANNWQSYVLLFILTIGSIMAAKVNFGFFIKGVRPLIWLILFTVLLQVFFSSGGTVFWKWGPFNLSYYGLVNGAYVFCRFVLIIFMSTLLTLTTAPLEIADALEKLMMPLKKIKVPVYEISLMLSIALRFVPTLMDETAKIMNAQRSRGVNFGEGSIMQQIKSVIPLLVPLFVSSFNRAEELATAMEARGYRGGEGRTKYRVHYWHTGDTVGCVIFVAVMIILLFVRHW from the coding sequence ATGGGTAAGATTTTGTTAGGAAGGTATGTCCCGGGTGATTCAGTTGTCCATCATATGGATTCTAGAGCAAAATTAATTCTGAGTTTCTTCTTTATCATTATTATTTTTCTAGCTAATAATTGGCAGTCATATGTTTTATTGTTTATTTTAACAATAGGAAGCATTATGGCAGCAAAGGTTAACTTTGGTTTTTTTATCAAAGGTGTTCGGCCGTTAATTTGGCTTATACTATTCACGGTTTTGTTGCAAGTCTTTTTTAGTAGTGGTGGAACTGTTTTTTGGAAATGGGGACCCTTTAATTTATCTTATTATGGCTTGGTTAATGGTGCGTATGTTTTTTGCAGATTTGTGTTAATTATTTTTATGTCAACACTACTAACATTAACGACTGCACCACTTGAAATTGCGGATGCACTTGAAAAATTAATGATGCCTTTGAAGAAAATCAAAGTTCCAGTTTATGAGATTTCTTTGATGCTATCAATTGCACTACGATTTGTCCCAACTTTGATGGATGAAACTGCCAAAATTATGAATGCTCAACGTTCACGTGGAGTGAATTTCGGTGAAGGAAGTATCATGCAACAAATCAAGTCAGTTATTCCATTACTTGTTCCGTTATTTGTTAGTTCATTCAATCGTGCTGAAGAGTTGGCAACAGCGATGGAAGCGCGTGGCTACCGCGGTGGTGAAGGAAGAACCAAGTATCGAGTTCATTATTGGCATACAGGTGATACTGTTGGGTGTGTTATTTTCGTGGCCGTCATGATTATTTTACTATTTGTGCGCCATTGGTGA
- the truA gene encoding tRNA pseudouridine(38-40) synthase TruA translates to MSKRYMITLAYDGTNFAGFQSQPKQRTVQDVLEKAVNKMSTAKEFVHVFGSGRTDAGVHAYGQIVHFDLENDIPEQGIVNGLNSMLPLDMQVVAAKIVPKEFHARFTAHGKRYLYRVSRGRFVDPFKRFYTGHYKYPLNIELIKEAMPDVIGTHDYSSFVASGSQTKSHVRTIYDATVMEDKENDEVIFEFYGNGFLYNQVRIMVAALLEIGNGKRPVHDFLRLYEVKDRNECRATAPASGLYLKKVYYNVENNK, encoded by the coding sequence ATGTCAAAAAGGTATATGATAACGTTGGCTTATGATGGAACAAACTTTGCAGGCTTTCAAAGCCAACCCAAGCAGCGAACAGTGCAAGATGTCTTAGAAAAAGCAGTTAATAAGATGAGTACAGCAAAAGAGTTTGTCCATGTTTTTGGTTCAGGGAGAACGGATGCAGGAGTCCATGCATATGGTCAGATAGTTCATTTTGATCTTGAAAATGATATTCCTGAGCAAGGAATTGTTAATGGATTAAATAGTATGTTACCGCTAGATATGCAAGTTGTAGCTGCAAAAATTGTCCCAAAAGAATTCCATGCACGCTTCACGGCACATGGAAAGCGCTACTTGTATCGCGTAAGTCGCGGACGATTTGTTGATCCATTCAAGCGGTTCTATACAGGACATTATAAGTACCCATTAAATATTGAATTAATTAAAGAAGCAATGCCAGACGTGATTGGAACGCATGATTACTCAAGTTTTGTGGCTTCAGGAAGTCAGACCAAGAGTCATGTGCGAACTATCTATGATGCAACTGTTATGGAAGACAAAGAAAATGATGAAGTAATTTTTGAGTTTTATGGCAACGGCTTTTTATATAATCAGGTGCGAATAATGGTAGCGGCCTTACTTGAAATCGGCAATGGTAAGCGGCCAGTTCATGATTTTTTGCGTTTATATGAGGTTAAAGATCGTAATGAATGTCGGGCAACTGCACCAGCAAGTGGGCTGTATTTAAAAAAGGTATATTATAACGTGGAAAATAATAAATAA